The Streptomyces seoulensis genome contains a region encoding:
- a CDS encoding 3-keto-5-aminohexanoate cleavage protein, protein MQVCLNGSRTAADGAQVPLTPDELARSAAEAVAAGATEVHVHPRTPCGRESLSARVVGPVVEALRERAGVPVGVTTGAWAEPGPAERLARVRSWSVLPDFASVNWHEPGAEELAELLLARGVGVEAGLWSGTVGAARFAVSPLGPRVLRVLAEVTDPDPATAEASAHALLAELGTAHGRPVLLHGEEGGAWPVLRLAGRLGLATRIGLEDTLFLPDGQRALSNARLVSAGLAEHGAQRDQ, encoded by the coding sequence GTGCAGGTCTGTCTGAACGGGAGCAGAACGGCGGCGGACGGGGCCCAAGTCCCGCTGACGCCGGATGAGTTGGCACGGTCGGCGGCGGAAGCGGTCGCCGCCGGGGCCACGGAGGTGCATGTGCATCCCCGGACGCCGTGCGGGCGGGAGTCCCTGTCCGCACGCGTCGTCGGGCCCGTGGTCGAAGCGCTGCGCGAGCGCGCAGGGGTGCCCGTCGGGGTGACCACCGGCGCCTGGGCCGAGCCCGGTCCGGCCGAGCGGCTGGCGCGGGTGCGGTCCTGGTCGGTGCTGCCCGACTTCGCCTCGGTCAACTGGCATGAGCCGGGCGCCGAGGAGCTGGCGGAGCTGCTGCTCGCGCGGGGCGTCGGCGTGGAGGCGGGCCTCTGGTCCGGCACGGTGGGTGCGGCGCGGTTCGCGGTCTCGCCGCTGGGGCCGCGCGTACTGCGGGTGCTGGCGGAGGTGACGGACCCCGACCCGGCCACCGCCGAGGCGTCGGCACACGCCCTGCTGGCCGAGCTGGGCACGGCGCATGGCCGTCCCGTCCTGCTGCACGGCGAGGAGGGCGGCGCGTGGCCGGTGCTGCGGCTGGCCGGACGGCTGGGCCTGGCGACGCGCATCGGGCTGGAGGACACGCTGTTCCTGCCCGATGGCCAACGTGCGCTGTCGAACGCCCGGTTGGTGTCTGCGGGGCTGGCGGAGCACGGGGCTCAGCGGGACCAGTAG
- a CDS encoding penicillin acylase family protein, with amino-acid sequence MPRRTPRNALSDRLRTPRTLSGFLKTASICVLIAGCLSPLGQAAAATSAPTAANDHCSGQCSDILPPGENGNATLAQILLNQAFGTQPAHAEDQLGPYANLATGHPGLTDAKINNFFNDASFGVPADQVASTEKPAGRTDVTIVRDKKTGVPHITGTTRYGTEFGAGYAAGQDRLWLMDVFRHVGRGQLTGFAGGAPANQGLEQEFYRQAPYTEADLQAQIDSAVSRNGERGQQALADVTAYLDGINAYIDASDSGRYFPGEYVLTGHKDSITNAGTIDHFKVTDLVALASVVGTLFGSGGGGEVNNALSLIAAQSRYGVEEGTRVWESFRERNDPEAVLTLHDGQRFPYAGRPDSPQGRALPDAGSVTQEPLVYDRTGSAATAKAKGTSTSAARDTLSSARRGMSNALVVSGKHTASGHPVAVFGPQTGYFAPQLLLLQEIQGPGISARGASFAGLSMYVELGRGQDYSWSATTSGQDIIDTYAVELCQDDHHYLYRGTCTAMEQVERKNAWKPTVADGTAAGSYAMRVWRTKYGPVQYRATVGGKKVAYTTLRSSYLHEADSIIGFQMLNDPGYVKGPEDFQKAAQHINFTFNWFYADSAHTAYYNSGDNPVRASGVDAEFPVWAQPAYEWRNWDPAANIAEYTPASAHPNSVDQDYYISWNNKQAEAYTAAPWGEGSVHRGDLLDDRVSKLVAQGGVTRTKLVQAMADAALADLRAEDVLPKLLKVVNSAPVSDPTAAAAAAKLQQWLDAGAKRTETSAGSKKYADADAIRILDAWWPLLVKAEFEPGLGAGLYGAFGANLPVDEAPSAGHGPTGAHAGSSFQYGWWSYVDKDIRAVLGEPVQGGLARKYCGDGSLTACRDALLGTLKQAAGLTAAQVYPGDDLCSAGNQWCADSIQQRTLGGIKHGNISWQNRPTYQQVVEYTSHR; translated from the coding sequence ATGCCACGGCGCACCCCACGTAACGCGTTGTCCGACAGACTCAGAACTCCTCGCACACTCTCCGGGTTCCTGAAGACGGCCTCGATATGCGTCCTCATCGCCGGTTGTCTTTCACCGCTCGGTCAGGCGGCGGCCGCCACAAGCGCCCCCACCGCCGCGAACGACCACTGTTCCGGCCAGTGTTCGGACATCCTTCCGCCGGGTGAGAACGGCAATGCCACCCTGGCCCAGATCCTGCTCAACCAGGCGTTCGGCACCCAGCCCGCGCACGCCGAGGACCAGCTCGGGCCCTACGCGAATCTCGCCACCGGACACCCCGGCCTGACCGACGCGAAGATCAACAACTTTTTCAACGACGCCTCCTTCGGCGTCCCCGCCGACCAGGTCGCCTCCACCGAGAAGCCCGCCGGGCGCACCGACGTGACGATCGTCCGGGACAAGAAGACCGGCGTGCCCCACATCACCGGAACCACGCGCTACGGAACCGAGTTCGGCGCCGGATACGCGGCCGGCCAGGACCGGCTCTGGCTGATGGACGTGTTCCGGCACGTGGGACGCGGCCAGTTGACCGGCTTCGCCGGCGGCGCCCCCGCCAACCAGGGCCTGGAGCAGGAGTTCTACCGCCAGGCCCCCTACACCGAGGCCGACCTCCAGGCGCAGATCGACAGCGCCGTGTCCCGCAACGGCGAGCGCGGACAGCAGGCCCTCGCCGACGTCACCGCCTACCTCGACGGCATCAACGCCTACATCGACGCCTCCGACAGCGGCCGTTACTTCCCCGGCGAGTACGTCCTCACCGGCCACAAGGACTCCATCACCAACGCGGGCACCATCGACCACTTCAAGGTCACCGACCTGGTGGCGCTCGCCTCGGTCGTCGGCACCCTGTTCGGCTCCGGCGGGGGCGGCGAGGTGAACAACGCCCTCTCCCTGATCGCCGCCCAGTCCAGGTACGGCGTCGAGGAGGGCACCCGCGTCTGGGAGTCCTTCCGGGAGCGCAACGACCCCGAGGCCGTCCTCACCCTCCACGACGGACAGCGCTTCCCCTACGCCGGCCGCCCCGACAGCCCCCAGGGCCGCGCCCTGCCCGACGCCGGCTCGGTCACCCAGGAGCCCCTGGTGTACGACCGCACGGGCAGCGCCGCCACCGCCAAGGCGAAGGGCACCTCCACCTCCGCAGCCAGGGACACGCTCAGCTCCGCCAGGCGCGGCATGTCCAACGCCCTGGTGGTCAGCGGCAAGCACACGGCGAGCGGTCACCCCGTCGCCGTCTTCGGCCCCCAGACCGGCTACTTCGCCCCGCAGTTGCTGCTGCTCCAGGAGATCCAGGGCCCCGGCATCAGCGCCCGCGGCGCCTCCTTCGCGGGCCTGAGCATGTACGTCGAACTCGGCCGCGGCCAGGACTACTCGTGGAGCGCCACCACCTCCGGCCAGGACATCATCGACACCTACGCGGTCGAGCTGTGCCAGGACGACCACCACTACCTCTACCGGGGCACCTGCACCGCGATGGAGCAGGTCGAGCGGAAGAACGCCTGGAAGCCCACCGTGGCCGACGGCACCGCGGCCGGTTCGTACGCCATGCGCGTGTGGCGCACCAAGTACGGCCCCGTCCAGTACCGGGCGACCGTCGGCGGAAAGAAGGTCGCCTACACGACCCTGCGCTCCTCCTACCTGCACGAGGCCGACTCGATCATCGGCTTCCAGATGCTGAACGACCCCGGCTACGTCAAGGGCCCCGAGGACTTCCAGAAGGCGGCCCAGCACATCAACTTCACCTTCAACTGGTTCTACGCCGACTCCGCGCACACCGCGTACTACAACAGCGGCGACAACCCGGTCCGCGCCTCCGGTGTCGACGCCGAGTTCCCGGTGTGGGCACAGCCCGCCTACGAGTGGCGGAACTGGGACCCGGCCGCCAACATCGCCGAGTACACCCCGGCCTCCGCCCACCCGAACTCGGTCGACCAGGACTACTACATCTCCTGGAACAACAAGCAGGCCGAGGCGTACACCGCCGCGCCCTGGGGCGAGGGCTCGGTGCACCGGGGCGACCTCCTCGACGACCGGGTGAGCAAGCTGGTCGCGCAGGGCGGGGTGACCCGGACCAAGCTGGTGCAGGCCATGGCCGACGCGGCACTGGCCGACCTGCGCGCCGAGGACGTGCTGCCCAAGCTGCTCAAGGTGGTCAACTCGGCCCCGGTGAGCGACCCGACGGCAGCCGCGGCGGCGGCCAAGCTCCAGCAGTGGCTGGACGCGGGTGCGAAACGCACCGAGACCTCGGCGGGGTCGAAGAAGTACGCCGACGCCGACGCGATCCGCATCCTGGACGCCTGGTGGCCGCTGCTGGTGAAGGCCGAGTTCGAACCCGGCCTCGGCGCCGGCCTGTACGGCGCGTTCGGCGCCAACCTGCCCGTGGACGAGGCACCGTCAGCCGGACACGGCCCGACCGGCGCGCACGCCGGAAGCTCCTTCCAGTACGGCTGGTGGAGCTACGTCGACAAGGACATCCGGGCCGTCCTCGGCGAACCCGTGCAGGGCGGCCTCGCCCGCAAGTACTGCGGCGACGGCAGCCTCACCGCCTGCCGGGACGCCCTGCTCGGCACGCTGAAGCAGGCCGCCGGGCTCACCGCCGCCCAGGTCTACCCGGGCGACGACCTGTGCTCGGCCGGGAACCAGTGGTGCGCCGACTCGATCCAGCAGCGCACCCTCGGCGGGATCAAGCACGGCAACATCAGTTGGCAGAACCGGCCGACCTACCAGCAGGTCGTGGAGTACACCTCGCACCGCTGA
- a CDS encoding exo-beta-N-acetylmuramidase NamZ family protein: MTLSRRSLLATSATAAAGAAVPAPASDAGAGHRVRTGFERLAADGYALLAGRKVGVVTNPTGITRDVRHIVDVMHADDRVRLTAVFGPEHGFRGTAQAGGSEGRYDDPATGLPVYDTYLKSGKALADVFTASGVDTVVFDIQDAGARFYTYIWTLYDCMEAAALAGKRFVVLDRPNPVTGRAALGPVLHEEFATFVGRRPIAQAHGMTVAELARLFNGEFLDERVPLQTVAMTGWRRGMFFDGCGLPWVPPSPNMPTPETALAYSGTCLFEGTNLSEGRGTTRPFELLGAEGIDGRWAEAANGLGLPGVRFREAYFAPTFSKFAGKTVGGVQLHVHDRAAFDPVLTGVALLVTARRVWDGFAWRPDNWIDKLTGSELVRTKIDAGAGAEEVATAWHGELAAFRRVRARYLAYR, encoded by the coding sequence ATGACGCTGTCCAGACGGAGCCTGCTCGCCACCAGCGCCACGGCCGCGGCCGGAGCCGCCGTCCCGGCCCCCGCCTCGGACGCCGGTGCGGGGCACCGGGTGCGCACCGGGTTCGAGCGGCTGGCCGCCGACGGCTACGCCCTGCTGGCCGGGCGGAAGGTCGGGGTCGTGACCAACCCGACCGGGATCACCCGCGACGTCCGGCACATCGTCGACGTGATGCACGCGGACGACCGGGTGCGGCTGACCGCCGTCTTCGGCCCCGAGCACGGTTTCCGGGGCACCGCCCAGGCGGGCGGCTCTGAGGGGCGGTACGACGACCCGGCGACCGGGCTGCCGGTCTACGACACGTATCTGAAGAGCGGCAAGGCGCTCGCCGACGTCTTCACCGCCTCCGGGGTGGACACGGTCGTCTTCGACATCCAGGACGCGGGCGCCCGCTTCTACACGTACATCTGGACGCTGTACGACTGCATGGAGGCGGCCGCGCTCGCGGGCAAGCGGTTCGTGGTGCTGGACCGGCCGAACCCGGTGACCGGCCGCGCGGCCCTGGGGCCGGTGCTGCACGAGGAGTTCGCCACGTTCGTCGGCCGGCGCCCGATCGCGCAGGCGCACGGGATGACGGTGGCGGAGCTGGCCCGGCTGTTCAACGGGGAGTTCCTCGACGAGCGGGTGCCGCTTCAGACGGTGGCGATGACGGGCTGGCGGCGCGGGATGTTCTTCGACGGGTGCGGGCTGCCCTGGGTGCCGCCGAGCCCGAACATGCCGACGCCGGAGACCGCGCTGGCGTACTCCGGCACCTGTCTGTTCGAGGGCACCAACCTCTCCGAGGGCCGGGGCACCACGCGCCCCTTCGAACTCCTCGGCGCGGAGGGGATCGACGGGCGCTGGGCGGAGGCCGCGAACGGGCTCGGTCTGCCGGGGGTGCGGTTCCGGGAGGCGTACTTCGCGCCGACGTTCTCCAAGTTCGCGGGGAAGACGGTGGGCGGGGTCCAGCTCCATGTGCACGACCGGGCGGCCTTCGACCCGGTGCTCACCGGGGTGGCGCTGCTGGTGACGGCGCGGCGGGTGTGGGACGGCTTCGCCTGGCGGCCGGACAACTGGATCGACAAGCTGACGGGTTCGGAACTGGTCCGCACGAAGATCGACGCCGGGGCCGGGGCGGAGGAGGTGGCGACCGCCTGGCACGGCGAGCTGGCGGCGTTCCGCCGGGTGCGGGCGCGGTACCTGGCGTACCGCTGA
- a CDS encoding SDR family oxidoreductase produces MVEAVQDAGVVVTGAGGGIGAALARRFAAEGARVVVNDLDADKAKAVAEEIGATAVPGDASGIVAEARAALGGTIDVYCANAGVAFEDGVPGAPLDERSWAVSWDVNVMAHVRAAHDLLPDWLENGGGRFVSTVSAAGLLTMIGAPSYSVTKHGALAFAEWLSLTYRHRGVKVHAICPQGVRTDMLAATGSAGDLVLQPTAIEPADVADALFEGMAEDRFLILPHPEVAEYYQARAALPDKWLGGMNRLQRAWEESR; encoded by the coding sequence CTGGTGGAAGCCGTGCAGGACGCCGGAGTCGTCGTCACCGGGGCGGGCGGAGGGATCGGGGCCGCACTGGCCCGCAGGTTCGCCGCCGAGGGCGCCCGCGTCGTCGTCAACGACCTGGACGCCGACAAGGCCAAGGCCGTGGCCGAGGAGATCGGCGCGACCGCCGTACCCGGCGACGCCTCCGGCATCGTCGCCGAGGCCCGCGCGGCACTCGGCGGCACCATCGACGTGTACTGCGCCAACGCGGGCGTCGCCTTCGAGGACGGGGTGCCCGGCGCCCCGCTGGACGAGCGCTCGTGGGCGGTGTCCTGGGACGTCAACGTGATGGCCCACGTCCGCGCCGCCCACGATCTGCTGCCCGACTGGCTGGAGAACGGCGGCGGCCGGTTCGTCTCCACCGTCTCCGCCGCCGGACTGCTCACTATGATCGGCGCACCCTCCTACAGCGTCACCAAGCACGGCGCGCTGGCCTTCGCCGAATGGCTGTCCCTCACCTACCGCCACCGGGGCGTCAAGGTGCACGCCATCTGCCCGCAGGGCGTGCGCACCGACATGCTGGCCGCCACCGGCAGCGCGGGCGACCTGGTGCTCCAGCCGACCGCCATCGAGCCGGCCGACGTCGCGGACGCCCTCTTCGAAGGCATGGCCGAGGACCGCTTCCTGATCCTGCCGCACCCCGAGGTCGCCGAGTACTACCAGGCCCGCGCGGCCCTCCCCGACAAGTGGCTGGGAGGCATGAACCGCCTCCAGCGTGCCTGGGAGGAGTCCCGCTGA
- a CDS encoding TetR/AcrR family transcriptional regulator produces MPRTTDGDTTPVPRRLLDAATRLFAEQGYDRTSVQEIVEAAGVTKGALYHYFGSKDDLLHEVYARVLRVQQERLDAFADADEPVEKRVRDAAADVVVTTIENLDDAMIFFRSMHHLSPEKNKQVRAERRRYHERFRALIEEGQREGVFTTATPADLVVDYHFGSVHHLSTWYRPKGPLTPQQVADHLADLLLRALRP; encoded by the coding sequence GTGCCCAGGACCACGGACGGAGACACGACGCCCGTCCCGCGGCGGCTGCTGGACGCCGCGACCCGCCTCTTCGCCGAGCAGGGCTACGACCGCACCTCGGTGCAGGAGATCGTGGAGGCCGCCGGAGTCACCAAGGGCGCGCTCTACCACTACTTCGGCTCCAAGGACGACCTCCTGCACGAGGTCTACGCCCGTGTGCTGCGCGTCCAGCAGGAGCGCCTGGACGCCTTCGCGGACGCCGACGAGCCGGTGGAGAAGCGGGTGCGGGACGCGGCCGCCGACGTCGTCGTCACCACCATCGAGAACCTCGACGACGCGATGATCTTCTTCCGCTCGATGCACCACCTGAGCCCCGAGAAGAACAAGCAGGTCCGCGCCGAGCGCCGCCGCTACCACGAACGGTTCCGCGCGCTCATCGAAGAGGGCCAGCGCGAGGGCGTGTTCACCACCGCCACCCCGGCCGACCTGGTCGTGGACTACCACTTCGGCTCGGTCCACCACCTGTCCACCTGGTACCGCCCCAAGGGCCCGCTCACCCCGCAGCAGGTCGCCGACCACCTCGCCGACCTCCTCCTGCGCGCCCTGCGGCCCTGA
- a CDS encoding acyl-CoA dehydrogenase family protein, with product MDFAFDARTEELRERLLAFMDEYVYPAEPVAEEQRALLASPWDTPAVVEELKAEARRQGLWNLFLPDPEHGAGLTNLQYAPLAEITGRSPQLAPTALNCAAPDTGNMEVLAQFGTDEQKKRWLEPLLAGEIRSAFAMTEPEVASSDATNITTLIEREGDEYVITGRKWYISGAMNPDCEIFILMGKTDPDGADIRRQQSMVLVPRDTPGVTVKRAMRVFGYEDHSHGGHAEVVFDHARVPVANLVGEEGGGFAIAQARLGPGRIHHCMRLIGMAERAIELMCRRAVARTAFGKALAQQGVVQNWIADARVTVEQLRLLVLKTAWLMDTVGNRGAHTEIQAIKIATPRAVVDILDRAIQLHGAGGVSQDFPLAELYAGARTLMLADGPDEVHQRSLARRELKKYL from the coding sequence ATGGACTTCGCGTTCGACGCGCGCACGGAGGAACTGCGGGAGCGGCTCCTCGCCTTCATGGACGAGTACGTGTACCCGGCCGAGCCGGTCGCCGAGGAGCAGCGGGCCCTGCTGGCCTCCCCGTGGGACACCCCGGCGGTGGTGGAGGAGCTGAAGGCCGAGGCGCGCAGGCAGGGTCTGTGGAACCTCTTCCTGCCCGACCCGGAGCACGGTGCCGGGCTGACCAACCTCCAGTACGCGCCGCTCGCCGAGATCACCGGCCGGTCCCCGCAGTTGGCGCCGACCGCGCTGAACTGCGCGGCGCCGGACACCGGGAACATGGAGGTGCTGGCGCAGTTCGGCACCGACGAGCAGAAGAAGCGGTGGCTGGAGCCGCTGCTGGCCGGGGAGATCCGGTCGGCGTTCGCCATGACCGAGCCGGAGGTGGCCTCCTCGGACGCCACCAACATCACCACGCTGATCGAGCGGGAGGGTGACGAGTACGTCATCACCGGGCGCAAGTGGTACATCTCCGGGGCGATGAACCCGGACTGCGAGATCTTCATCCTCATGGGCAAGACCGACCCGGACGGCGCGGACATCCGGCGCCAGCAGTCGATGGTGCTGGTCCCGCGTGACACGCCCGGTGTGACCGTGAAGCGGGCCATGCGGGTCTTCGGGTACGAGGACCACTCCCATGGCGGCCACGCGGAGGTCGTCTTCGACCACGCGCGCGTGCCGGTCGCCAACCTGGTGGGCGAGGAGGGCGGCGGCTTCGCCATCGCGCAGGCCCGGCTGGGTCCGGGTCGCATCCACCACTGCATGCGGCTGATCGGCATGGCCGAGCGGGCCATCGAGCTGATGTGCCGGCGGGCGGTCGCCCGTACCGCGTTCGGCAAGGCGCTGGCCCAGCAGGGCGTGGTGCAGAACTGGATCGCCGACGCTCGGGTGACGGTGGAGCAGCTCCGGCTGCTGGTGCTGAAGACGGCCTGGCTGATGGACACCGTCGGCAACCGGGGCGCCCACACCGAGATCCAGGCCATCAAGATCGCCACCCCGCGCGCGGTGGTGGACATCCTGGACCGGGCGATCCAACTGCACGGCGCGGGCGGGGTGAGCCAGGACTTCCCGCTGGCCGAGCTGTACGCGGGCGCGCGCACGCTGATGCTCGCGGACGGTCCGGACGAGGTGCACCAGCGCTCGCTGGCCCGGCGTGAGCTGAAGAAGTACCTGTAG
- a CDS encoding phosphotransferase family protein, with protein sequence MSADHPPGLDLDRLRALLDRERPGLVTGPLTGRLIEGGRSNLTYAVSDGTSRWVVRRPPLGHVLATAHDMRREHRVISALHPTRVPVPRPVLLCEDDEVLGAPFYVMEFVEGTPYRTADQLAPLGPERTRNAVLSLVDTLVELHAVDPAEVGLADFGRPEGFLDRQLRRWGKQLDASRNRELAGVDELHAALGRSLPTSPAPAVVHGDYRLDNVLIGDGDRIEAILDWEMSTLGDPLTDLGLLVMYSQPLGMTDSPVSTTAEAPGHPSPAELIERYAERSGRDVSDIGWYTAFAWFKLAVILEGIHYRYTLGQTVGRGFDRIGDLVPVFIDHGLTTLQEG encoded by the coding sequence ATGAGCGCCGACCACCCGCCCGGACTCGATCTCGACCGGCTGCGCGCGCTGCTCGACCGTGAACGGCCCGGCCTGGTGACCGGCCCCCTGACCGGCAGGCTGATCGAGGGCGGCCGGTCGAACCTCACCTACGCCGTCTCCGACGGCACCTCGCGCTGGGTCGTCAGACGGCCCCCGCTCGGCCATGTGCTGGCCACCGCGCACGACATGCGGCGCGAGCACCGGGTGATCAGCGCCCTGCACCCCACACGCGTGCCGGTCCCCCGGCCGGTGCTGCTGTGCGAGGACGACGAGGTGCTGGGCGCGCCGTTCTACGTCATGGAGTTCGTCGAGGGCACCCCGTACCGCACGGCGGACCAGCTCGCGCCGCTCGGCCCGGAGCGCACCCGGAACGCGGTGCTGTCGCTGGTGGACACGCTGGTCGAGCTGCACGCGGTGGACCCCGCCGAGGTGGGCCTCGCCGACTTCGGCCGCCCCGAGGGCTTCCTGGACCGCCAGTTGCGCCGCTGGGGCAAGCAGCTCGACGCCTCCCGCAACCGCGAACTGGCGGGCGTGGACGAGCTGCACGCGGCCCTCGGCCGCTCCCTGCCGACCTCCCCGGCCCCGGCCGTGGTGCACGGCGACTACCGCCTCGACAACGTGCTGATCGGCGACGGCGACCGGATCGAGGCGATCCTCGACTGGGAGATGTCGACCCTCGGCGACCCGCTGACCGACCTGGGCCTGCTGGTGATGTACAGCCAGCCGCTCGGCATGACGGACTCCCCCGTCTCCACCACCGCCGAGGCCCCCGGCCACCCCTCCCCCGCCGAGCTGATCGAGCGGTACGCGGAGCGCTCCGGGCGCGACGTCTCGGACATCGGCTGGTACACGGCGTTCGCCTGGTTCAAGCTCGCCGTGATCCTGGAGGGCATCCACTACCGGTACACCCTCGGCCAGACGGTGGGGCGCGGCTTCGACCGCATCGGGGACCTGGTGCCCGTCTTCATCGACCACGGACTGACCACTCTTCAGGAAGGCTAA
- a CDS encoding NADP-dependent oxidoreductase — MKAISYRRYGGPEVLEYGELPEPKVGPDQVLIRVRAAAVNPVDWKCREGYLDPILNTVFPVVTGWDVSGVVARPGASVVEYEEGDEVIGYVREDLLSLGTFAEYIAAPVRTLARKPAAMSFEEAAGLPLAGLTAYQVLVQILNVRRGETVLVHAAAGGVGSLAVQIASHLGARVIGTASERNHAYVRSLGGEPVSYGEGLAERVRGIAPEGVDAAFDTVGGETLKISAQLLTPGGRLASIADPDVTEYGGRYWFVRPDAEDLTELARLADQGAVSVHVDRTFPLERTAEAQQLSQEGRTRGKIVVTVAGEDD; from the coding sequence ATGAAGGCCATCAGCTACCGCCGCTACGGCGGCCCCGAGGTGCTGGAGTACGGCGAGCTCCCCGAGCCGAAGGTCGGCCCCGACCAGGTGCTGATCCGGGTGCGCGCGGCCGCGGTCAACCCGGTCGACTGGAAGTGCCGCGAAGGCTATCTCGACCCGATCCTCAACACCGTCTTCCCCGTCGTCACCGGCTGGGACGTCAGCGGCGTCGTGGCGCGACCCGGCGCCTCCGTCGTCGAGTACGAGGAGGGGGACGAGGTGATCGGCTACGTCCGCGAGGACCTCCTCTCGCTCGGCACCTTCGCCGAGTACATCGCCGCCCCGGTGCGCACCCTGGCCCGCAAGCCCGCCGCGATGTCCTTCGAGGAGGCCGCAGGACTGCCCCTGGCCGGCCTCACCGCCTACCAGGTCCTCGTCCAGATCCTGAACGTCAGGCGCGGCGAGACCGTGCTCGTCCACGCGGCCGCCGGCGGCGTCGGCTCCCTCGCCGTGCAGATCGCGAGCCATCTGGGCGCCCGCGTCATCGGCACCGCGAGCGAGCGCAACCACGCCTACGTACGCAGTCTCGGCGGTGAACCCGTCAGCTACGGCGAGGGCCTGGCCGAACGGGTGCGCGGGATCGCACCCGAGGGGGTGGACGCGGCCTTCGACACCGTCGGCGGCGAAACCCTGAAGATCTCCGCCCAGCTCCTCACCCCCGGCGGCCGCCTCGCCTCCATCGCCGACCCGGACGTCACCGAGTACGGCGGCCGCTACTGGTTCGTCCGCCCCGACGCCGAGGACCTCACCGAGCTCGCCCGGTTGGCCGACCAGGGTGCCGTCTCCGTCCACGTGGACCGGACCTTCCCGCTGGAGCGCACCGCGGAGGCCCAGCAGCTCAGCCAGGAGGGCCGCACCCGGGGCAAGATCGTCGTCACGGTGGCCGGGGAGGACGACTAG
- a CDS encoding TetR/AcrR family transcriptional regulator: protein MPRTKGDHEARRRDVSEAVWRVMATRGFAGLTLRAVAAELGATTGLLTHYFPTKPALVEYALDLLDRRTRARPRRSTGPGLAALRDALLDILPLTPEATDSNRVWVSSWDTALSDPALSAGHARRYAESRARLAERVAAAQARGEVAPGDPAGIATGAQSFTLGLVVQALLAPAQFPPERQVELLDEYLAGLAPRTE, encoded by the coding sequence ATGCCACGCACCAAGGGAGATCACGAGGCCCGCCGGCGGGACGTGTCCGAGGCGGTCTGGCGGGTCATGGCCACGCGCGGCTTCGCGGGGCTGACGCTGCGCGCCGTCGCCGCCGAACTCGGCGCGACCACGGGCCTGCTCACGCACTACTTCCCGACCAAGCCGGCCCTGGTCGAGTACGCCCTCGACCTGCTCGACCGGCGCACCCGCGCCCGGCCCCGCCGCTCCACCGGGCCGGGTCTCGCGGCGCTGCGGGACGCGCTGCTCGACATCCTGCCGCTGACCCCCGAGGCCACCGACAGCAACCGCGTCTGGGTCTCCTCCTGGGACACCGCCCTCTCCGACCCCGCCCTGAGCGCCGGCCACGCCCGCAGGTACGCCGAGAGCCGCGCCCGCCTGGCGGAACGCGTGGCCGCCGCCCAGGCCCGCGGCGAAGTGGCCCCCGGCGACCCGGCCGGTATCGCGACGGGCGCCCAGTCCTTCACCCTCGGCCTGGTGGTGCAGGCGCTGCTCGCTCCGGCCCAGTTCCCGCCCGAGCGGCAGGTGGAGCTGCTGGACGAGTACCTGGCCGGGCTGGCCCCCCGCACCGAATGA
- a CDS encoding GNAT family N-acetyltransferase yields MFLLPLRDGAHLAPLEPWHAEEFAEHLDRAREHIRPWVGAAFVTEDVPGARATLERYAARQAADGGRLYGIWRDGTLVGGVMFTDFSTALGSCEVGCWLEPSAEGHGLITPACAALLDWAFGTRRLHRAEWHCRADNDRSAAVAKRLGMTLEGIRREAWPYAGTRHDKQVWAVLAPQWHARER; encoded by the coding sequence ATGTTCCTGCTGCCGCTGCGCGACGGCGCCCACCTCGCCCCGCTGGAGCCCTGGCACGCCGAGGAGTTCGCCGAGCACCTGGACCGTGCCCGCGAGCACATCCGCCCGTGGGTCGGCGCCGCATTCGTCACCGAGGACGTGCCGGGGGCGCGGGCCACCCTCGAGCGGTACGCGGCCCGCCAGGCCGCCGACGGCGGCCGTCTGTACGGCATATGGCGGGACGGCACCCTGGTCGGCGGCGTGATGTTCACCGACTTCAGCACGGCCCTCGGCTCGTGCGAGGTCGGCTGCTGGCTGGAGCCGTCCGCCGAGGGCCACGGCCTGATCACGCCGGCCTGCGCCGCGCTGCTGGACTGGGCGTTCGGCACCCGTCGCCTGCACCGGGCGGAGTGGCACTGCCGGGCCGACAACGACCGCAGCGCGGCGGTGGCGAAGCGGCTCGGCATGACACTGGAGGGCATACGACGCGAGGCGTGGCCGTACGCGGGCACGCGGCACGACAAGCAGGTCTGGGCGGTCCTCGCGCCTCAGTGGCACGCTCGGGAGCGGTGA